The Lycium ferocissimum isolate CSIRO_LF1 chromosome 10, AGI_CSIRO_Lferr_CH_V1, whole genome shotgun sequence genome window below encodes:
- the LOC132034732 gene encoding protein SRC2 homolog, with translation MEARRFYFTVHSASNLVDVRNFGEMKVYAKVSIAGQSECTEVDLVNKTNPEWNTTLCFFVLEEDIVQEEVPAVIELFCRRSLSHDKYVGELNLTLHPFYKGECNFSVHRNDSNQSNSFGTLKFSYELGDQVLVTLDSSSPSKQTCS, from the coding sequence ATGGAGGCAAGGCGTTTTTATTTTACGGTCCATTCTGCTAGCAACCTTGTCGATGTTCGAAATTTTGGGGAAATGAAAGTTTACGCGAAGGTTTCAATAGCAGGACAGAGCGAGTGTACGGAAGTGGATCTTGTGAACAAGACGAATCCTGAGTGGAATACCACTCTTTGCTTCTTCGTGCTGGAGGAAGACATTGTACAAGAGGAAGTTCCTGCTGTCATTGAATTGTTTTGTCGAAGGAGTCTCTCACACGATAAATATGTTGGTGAGTTAAACCTCACTCTACATCCTTTTTATAAAGGAGAATGTAATTTTTCAGTGCATAGGAATGATTCAAATCAGAGCAACAGTTTTGGAACTTTGAAGTTTTCGTATGAATTAGGAGATCAAGTACTCGTAACTTTAGACTCGTCATCGCCGTCCAAGCAAACGTGTAGTTAA